Proteins from one Listeria weihenstephanensis genomic window:
- a CDS encoding alpha/beta fold hydrolase — MKAHVNGIELSYHIYGRGEPLVLLHGNGQNHGAMKRQIDVFRKEYQVIAVDSRGHGKSELGFRPLDFQVMALDILCLLDFLKIDRYRVIGYSDGGIIALEMAMYQPKRQVQMVVIGTNYDTSQIKWWANIFTFVGYLFSILLTPFSFFFRRVKAQMGLMIFHPHIKERDLARISAPMLAIIGEYDVISRTDTRNMVNLVQHGKMTVIHHGTHFLIRQKTRELHQVIVSFFDEDVT, encoded by the coding sequence ATGAAAGCACATGTGAACGGAATTGAACTTTCTTATCATATTTATGGTAGAGGCGAGCCGCTTGTTTTGTTGCACGGGAATGGGCAGAATCATGGTGCGATGAAGAGACAAATTGACGTCTTTCGAAAAGAGTATCAAGTGATTGCGGTAGATTCGCGTGGTCATGGGAAGTCGGAATTAGGTTTCAGGCCGCTTGATTTTCAGGTCATGGCGCTGGATATTTTATGCTTATTAGATTTTTTGAAAATAGATAGGTATCGCGTTATCGGGTATAGTGATGGTGGGATTATTGCGTTGGAAATGGCGATGTATCAGCCCAAAAGGCAGGTGCAGATGGTTGTGATTGGAACGAATTATGATACGAGCCAGATTAAATGGTGGGCGAATATTTTTACTTTCGTTGGTTATTTATTTTCGATTCTTCTGACGCCGTTCAGCTTCTTTTTTAGGCGTGTTAAGGCGCAGATGGGATTGATGATTTTTCATCCGCATATTAAAGAAAGAGATTTGGCGAGGATTTCAGCGCCGATGTTGGCGATTATTGGTGAATACGATGTGATTTCAAGGACTGATACTAGGAATATGGTGAATTTGGTTCAGCACGGTAAGATGACTGTTATTCATCATGGGACGCATTTTTTGATTCGCCAAAA